The window ACTAGAGATGCGCATTTTATTGAACATTTAAATGAAAATAGTGCCGATGTAAAAGTGGTTATTAATAGGCCTACAACATTAGTAGAAATCTTACTTAAAAGAAAGCCTAACTTAATAAAAGGGAAAGTCATTCATTCCAAATCAAACTTTAAACTTTATGAGGTAAGTAAGAATTTTTATGTCATAGATTTTGTTTCCAATGATATTTTTGGTCAAGTATTAAACGGTTATAAGTGGTTTATTTCACAATATGAAAACCCAAAATATATTAACTTCATTAACGAGTCTTTAAGTAAACTTGGTATTCATGAAGATTACTTTTTACTTAATCAAAACATCTTTGCAAGTAAATTATCAAAATCCTTAAAGCCTAAAAAATCCGTTTTTGATGCTTGGGATAACTTTGCGAAATTTAATGTGTATTCAAAAATTAAAGAAGAAATTTTTTCTGCTTATAAAGAATATGCTAAGATTTGTGATTTTTGGATTACAAACTCCAATGATAATATTAGAGATTTTTCAAAAGCATACCAACCTAAAGAACTTGTATTAATTAAAAACGGTGTAGACGTTTCTAGATTTGCTAATGATACACAAGCAGAAATTCCTGAGGATATGAAAAATATCCCGAGGCCAATTGTTGGTTTTGGAGGAAAAATAACACACCTTTTGGATGTTGATTTGTTAAATGAAACCATGAAGCAAACTAAAAATGCTTCCTTTGTTTTTGTAGGTCAGATTTTAGATAAACAAGTGTTTAATAGTATTTTAAAATTAGATAATTTTTATTATTTAGGCGATAAGCACTACGAGATCTATCCAAACTATGTGAAAAATTTTGATATTTGTACCGTGCCTTATGTAGTAGATGAAGACAAGAAATCTGGTGCAAACTCTATTAAAGTTTATGAGTATTTAGCAACTACAAAAAAAGTTATTGGTACAGACTCTAATGGCTTAGAAGAATTAAAAGAACATTTGTATATAATTCATAATGCCGAAGAGTTTTCTGCAGAAATTACAAACCACCAAAATTCTAAGAATTTAATAGATTTAAATACACATTCTTGGAGTACAAAAGTAGCAGACTTAATCAAACTACTTAATTAGTGGGGTTTATAAAAAACATCATTTCAAAGTACGACGTAGCAACAATTTTGCTATGTTTAATTGCTGCTACAATACCATTTAAGATTAATATTGGTAATCTTGCCATTATTATTGCTTCGGTATATACGGTCTTTTTTTTTCGAAAAGAAAATCTTAAAAAACTCAAATCTTTTAGTGCTATTTTTCCAATAGCATTCTTTCTAATCGTAATAATAAGTAGCCTTTTAAGTAATAAATACATGGAAGGCTTAAAGCGCCTAAACTTAGAAATTTTATTGGTTTTACTCGTTTTTATTTTAATAAACAACAAAATAACCAAAGCCAAAATCACCAAGATACTAATATGGTTTACTTATGGTACTGTATTAAGTGTTACCATATTATTGATTCATAATGTAATAAAAGTTGCTCAACATAAAGAACTAGGAGATTTAATATTTCATAATTTCACATTGTTATATGATTATCATCCCATTTATTATTCTTTAAATATTTCCATTGCTTTATTTTTTATTATTCACACAAAAACGAAGTGGTTTTTCAAAAAGAGCAAAGTCGTAAAAACGGGGT is drawn from Lacinutrix sp. WUR7 and contains these coding sequences:
- a CDS encoding glycosyltransferase yields the protein MNILIAPFHDWRKIILEGFRTRDAHFIEHLNENSADVKVVINRPTTLVEILLKRKPNLIKGKVIHSKSNFKLYEVSKNFYVIDFVSNDIFGQVLNGYKWFISQYENPKYINFINESLSKLGIHEDYFLLNQNIFASKLSKSLKPKKSVFDAWDNFAKFNVYSKIKEEIFSAYKEYAKICDFWITNSNDNIRDFSKAYQPKELVLIKNGVDVSRFANDTQAEIPEDMKNIPRPIVGFGGKITHLLDVDLLNETMKQTKNASFVFVGQILDKQVFNSILKLDNFYYLGDKHYEIYPNYVKNFDICTVPYVVDEDKKSGANSIKVYEYLATTKKVIGTDSNGLEELKEHLYIIHNAEEFSAEITNHQNSKNLIDLNTHSWSTKVADLIKLLN